Proteins encoded by one window of Lates calcarifer isolate ASB-BC8 linkage group LG7_1, TLL_Latcal_v3, whole genome shotgun sequence:
- the LOC108890447 gene encoding solute carrier family 22 member 2 — MTTFDDLLEEVGSFGRCQRRIFALLCLLSLPFSGVYVGIVFQGFTPDHWCRDSVVVQRREACSWSLADSRRLTVPLVNSSGVLQPSSCEQYEVDWNSTGLTCDTQELNLSGAPVSSCKDAWEYDYEGRKSFVTEFDLVCSDGWLVDMYQCTLNVGFLVGSFAFGYFADRFGRKISFLMSNIMNAISGIVLAVIPNYIAILVFRAIFGFAVKGGWMTCYVLLTEIVGVEYRRTVGILFQMIFSVGVLILPLLAYYITDWRWLQVVIAAPYFLFLSYYWLIPESPRWLISQNNSSKALEITEAMAKENKRKLTKNFETLTEDVGDSSSASLLDLIRTPNMRKHTFILMFNWFTSAVVYQGLIMRVGIARGNVYIDFLISGLVEFPAAFLILFTIERIGRRLPFAFANIIAGASCIISAFIPDSMFWFKTVVACIGRLGITMAFEMVVFVNTELYPTFVRNLGVSVCSTLCDIGGMVSPFLLYRLAAIWLELPLIIFGVVAFIAGGLVLLLPETRGVPLPETIDDVEFPNRKKENPLETQQMSKLLKSDVTSNKETTSV, encoded by the exons ATGACGACCTTTGATGACCTTCTGGAGGAGGTTGGGAGTTTTGGTCGCTGTCAGAGGCGTATCTTCGCCCTCCTCTGTCTACTCTCGTTGCCCTTTTCAGGCGTGTATGTTGGCATCGTCTTCCAAGGGTTCACACCAGATCACTGGTGTCGGGATTCTGTGGTGGTGCAGAGGAGGGAGGCGTGCAGTTGGAGCCTGGCAGATAGTCGCAGGCTGACGGTGCCTCTGGTCAACAGCTCTGGAGTCCTGCAGCCAAGCAGCTGTGAGCAGTATGAGGTGGACTGGAACAGCACAGGACTTACCTGTGACACACAAGAACTGAACCTCAGTGGAGCCCCAGTCTCTTCATGCAAG gATGCCTGGGAGTATGACTATGAAGGGAGGAAGTCCTTTGTCACAGAG TTTGACCTGGTGTGTTCAGATGGATGGTTGGTGGACATGTACCAGTGCACTCTCAATGTGGGCTTCCTCGTTGGCAGCTTTGCTTTTGGATACTTCGCTGACAG GTTTGGCAGGAAGATCAGTTTCCTGATGTCCAACATAATGAATGCGATCTCAGGGATTGTGTTGGCAGTGATTCCAAACTACATTGCTATCCTGGTGTTCAGGGCCATCTTTGGCTTCGCAGTCAAAGGGGGATGGATGACCTGCTATGTGCTGC TGACAGAGATTGTTGGTGTGGAGTATAGACGAACAGTGGGCATATTGTTCCAGATGATCTTCAGTGTTGGcgtcctcatcctccctctgctcGCCTACTACATCACTGACTGGCGCTGGCTGCAGGTTGTCATTGCTGCACCctacttcctcttcctgtcctaCTACTG gtTGATCCCAGAATCTCCACGATGGCTCATCTCCCAGAACAATTCGTCCAAAGCTCTGGAAATCACTGAAGCTATGGCCAAGGAGAACAAGAGAAAACTCACCAAGAACTTTGAG ACGCTGACTGAGGATGTGGGTgactcctcctctgcctctttgcTGGACCTGATCCGAACTCCAAATATGAGGAAACACACTTTCATCCTCATGTTCAACTG GTTCACCAGTGCGGTGGTTTATCAGGGCCTCATCATGCGGGTGGGGATAGCGAGAGGAAACGTCTACATCGACTTCCTTATCTCCGGCCTGGTGGAGTTCCCCGCTgccttcctcatcctcttcacCATCGAACGAATTGGCCGACGTCTTCCCTTTGCCTTCGCCAATATCATTGCTGGAGCCTCCTGCATCATCAGTGCCTTCATCCCTGACA GTATGTTCTGGTTTAAGACGGTGGTGGCCTGCATCGGTCGGCTGGGTATCACCATGGCCTTTGAGATGGTGGTATTTGTGAACACTGAGCTCTACCCAACGTTTGTCAG GAACCTGGGCGTGTCGGTTTGCTCCACTCTGTGTGATATTGGAGGCATGGTCTCTCCGTTCCTTCTCTACAGACTGGCCGCCATCTGGCTGGAGCTGCCATTAATCATCTTCG GAGTGGTAGCGTTCATAGCTGGAGGTTTGGTCCTGCTGCTGCCTGAAACCAGAGGAGTTCCTCTCCCTGAAACGATTGACGATGTTGAGTTTCCTAACAG GAAAAAGGAGAATCCACTGGAGACCCAACAGATGTCGAAACTTTTAAAATCAGACGTGACAAGCAACAAGGAAACAACAAGTGTGTGA
- the plg gene encoding plasminogen, which translates to MDLYKAAFLLGALICTVSGTDDVDGYAKTEGAWILSLHKRQYSTNTVAECAIKCNTESTFTCKSFMYIEKDQECWVAEANSKTEPILRRTSVAFYEKKEYLLECVNGTGTSYRGTKSKTKSGKTCQRWDAKYPHRPNITPLTNPRADLDSNFCRNPDGDSGGPWCYTTDPNTRWEHCNVPSCTVECIHCSGENYRGKISTTENGFTCQRWDSQEPHNHGYIPTALPEKYLEENYCRNPDGDPRPWCFTTSKTKRWDFCSIPRCTSEPPTIVPELTCASGEGGSYRGTISVTESGKTCQVWSAQTPHKHNRTPVNYPCKGLDSNYCRNPDNERKPWCYTTDSATRWEYCNVPSCGDAPRPDDPVIPPEEDDCYEGNGASYRGITSETISGKKCQIWTSMTPHRHSKTPQNFPNADLRRNLCRNPDGDRAPWCYTTDPQVRWEYCNLEKCSSSAPESTNPPPPSAPSTPTQTPPERDCKIGNGLSYRGPTSITVLGVTCQAWSAQSPHQHNSFTPQSHPDKGLEGNSCRNPDNDVNGPWCYTTDSSKKWDYCQIPDCAGLDCGTPVNKPKRCFGRIVGGCLSKPHSWPWQISLRTTGEVHFCGGTLIHPQWVLTAAHCLERSKRPSAYLVFLGTHTERANESSKQRRRLEKLVLGPNGADIALLKLETPALINDKVLPVCLPEKDYIVPSGTECYVTGWGETQGTGGDGTLKEAGFPVIENKICNRPSYLNGRVKDHEMCAGNIEGGTDSCQGDSGGPLVCNAQNRFVLQGVTSWGLGCANAMKPGVYARVSKFIDWIDRTIKAN; encoded by the exons ATGGACCTGTACAAAGCAGCTTTCCTCCTGGGGGCCCTGATCTGCACTG TGAGTGGCACAGATGATGTGGACGGCTACGCCAAAACTGAGGGGGCGTGGATCCTCTCGCTGCACAAGCGACAATATTCAACGAACACGGTGGCCGAATGTGCCATCAAATGTAACACTGAAAGTACCTTCACATGCAA GTCATTCATGTATATTGAAAAAGATCAGGAGTGTTGGGTGGCAGAAGCAAACTCTAAAACAGAGCCAATCCTGCGCAGAACCAGTGTAgctttttatgaaaaaaaag AATACCTCTTGGAGTGTGTGAATGGAACGGGAACAAGTTACAGAGGaacaaaatccaaaacaaaatcAGGAAAGACCTGTCAGAGATGGGATGCAAAATACCCACACAGGCCAAA TATAACACCACTGACCAACCCCCGAGCAGATCTGGACTCTAACTTCTGCAGAAACCCTGATGGAGACAGTGGGGGACCCTGGTGTTACACCACCGACCCCAACACCCGCTGGGAGCACTGTAACGTACCCAGCTGCACTG TGGAGTGTATACACTGCAGTGGTGAAAACTACAGAGGAAAAATCTCCACCACTGAAAACGGCTTCACCTGCCAACGCTGGGACTCCCAGGAACCTCACAACCACGGCTACATCCCCACAGC TCTCCCAGAGAAGTATCTTGAGGAGAACTACTGCAGAAACCCTGATGGAGACCCTCGACCTTGGTGCTTCACCACCAGCAAAACCAAACGATGGGACTTCTGCTCCATTCCTCGATGCA cctCTGAGCCTCCCACCATCGTCCCAGAGCTGACCTGTGCCAGTGGTGAAGGCGGATCGTACCGAGGCACGATTTCTGTGACAGAGTCGGGCAAAACCTGCCAGGTCTGGTCGGCTCAGacgccacacaaacacaaccgCACCCCGGTCAACTACCCCTGCAA agGCCTAGATAGCAACTACTGTCGTAACCCCGACAATGAGAGGAAGCCCTGGTGCTACACCACTGACTCTGCAACTCGCTGGGAGTACTGCAACGTGCCGAGCTGTGGGGACGCACCCAGACCAG ATGACCCAGTGATCCCACCTGAGGAGGATGACTGTTACGAGGGGAATGGGGCGAGTTACCGTGGCATAACATCGGAGACGATCAGTGGAAAGAAATGTCAAATCTGGACCTCCATGACTCCTCACAGGCATTCAAAAACTCCTCAGAACTTCCCTAATGC GGACCTCAGGAGGAATCTGTGCAGGAACCCCGACGGAGACCGAGCTCCCTGGTGTTACACCACAGACCCACAGGTCCGCTGGGAGTACTGCAACTTGGAGAAATGCTCCTCCAGTGCTCCAGAATCTACcaacccccctccaccctcgGCCCCTTCCACCCCCACCCAGACCCCACCAGAGAGGG ACTGTAAGATTGGAAATGGACTTTCATACCGGGGTCCGACTTCCATCACTGTTTTGGGTGTGACCTGCCAGGCCTGGAGTGCTCAGAGTCCTCACCAACACAACAGCTTCACCCCACAATCTCACCCTGACAAGGGCCTGGAGGGCAAT AGTTGCAGAAACCCAGATAATGATGTTAATGGACCGTGGTGCTACACTACTGACAGCAGCAAGAAATGGGACTACTGTCAGATCCCTGACTGTG CTGGACTGGATTGTGGGACACCTGTTAACAAACCGAAGCGTTGTTTTGGACGTATCGTTGGAGGCTGCCTGTCTAAACCTCACTCGTGGCCTTGGCAAATCAGCCTCCGGACCAC TGGGGAAGTCCATTTCTGTGGAGGAACTCTGATTCATCCTCAGTGGgtcctcactgctgctcactgtcTGGAGAG GTCCAAGAGGCCTTCGGCCTACCTGGTTTTCCTGGGTACCCACACAGAGAGAGCCAACGAGTCGTCAAAACAGCGGAGGAGGCTGGAGAAACTGGTGTTGGGACCCAACGGAGCTGACATTGCTCTGCTCAAACTGGAGAC ccCTGCACTAATAAATGACAAAGTCCTGCCAGTGTGTCTGCCAGAGAAGGACTATATTGTTCCTAGTGGAACTGAGTGTTACGTTACCGGATGGGGTGAAACTcaag GTACGGGAGGTGATGGCACCCTGAAGGAAGCCGGTTTCCCTGTGATTGAGAACAAGATCTGTAACCGTCCATCCTATCTGAACGGCAGAGTCAAAGATCACGAGATGTGCGCCGGAAACATCGAGGGAGGAACAGACAGCTGCCAG GGTGACAGCGGCGGTCCTCTGGTGTGTAATGCTCAGAACAGGTTTGTCCTGCAGGGCGTCACATCCTGGGGTTTGGGATGTGCCAATGCCATGAAACCTGGCGTCTACGCTCGAGTCTCTAAGTTTATTGACTGGATTGACAGAACCATCAAAGCCAATTAA